Proteins encoded in a region of the Megalops cyprinoides isolate fMegCyp1 chromosome 3, fMegCyp1.pri, whole genome shotgun sequence genome:
- the LOC118773984 gene encoding probable E3 ubiquitin-protein ligase RNF144A, translating to MRPGRTMGNSVGTPGPQGYENNPSHYQAYLKCPACPGVLLCPLNSEGQPYQFSQCSQMPQLHHFCTSCLSPWLPSSEASGGCCSNRSCQVVSTLLTCDTVKDPQSRVFGCPVFRACPKCYSLIMHTKGCKYVTCPTCHHRFCFMCLQRSEECQKAKDLYWSLSCTKPMAERQRFLT from the exons ATGCGTCCTGGAAGAACCATGG GTAACAGTGTTGGCACCCCAGGCCCGCAGGGGTATGAAAACAACCCCTCACACTACCAGGCTTACTTGAAA TGCCCGGCTTGCCCCGGCGTCCTGCTGTGTCCTCTGAACAGCGAGGGTCAGCCTTATCAGTTCAGCCAGTGTTCCCAGATGCCCCAGCTTCACCATTTCTGCACCTCCTGCCTGTCCCCCTGGCTGCCTTCCAGCGAGGCTAGCGGTGGATGCTGCAGCAACAGGTCCTGCCAGGTGGTGAGCACACTTCTCACCTGTGACACAGTCAAGGATCCTCAGAGCAGGGTTTTTGGCTGTCCCGTCTTTCGAGCTTGTCCCAAATGCTACAGTCTGATCATGCACACGAAAGGATGTAAATATGTGACGTGCCCCACCTGCCACCACAGATTTTGCTTTATGTGCCTGCAGAGAAGTGAAGAATGTCAGAAGGCAAAAGATTTGTACTGGTCACTGTCCTGCACAAAACCCATGGCAGAACGACAACGCTTTCTGACTTAG